The sequence ACTTGCGGGCGAACTCGAAGTCGCGCTGGTCGTGCGCGGGTACCGCCATGATCGCCCCGGTGCCGTAGCTCATCAGCACGTAGTCGGCGATCCAGACCGGAATCTGAGCGCCGTTCACCGGGTTGATGGCGTACCCGCCGGTGAAGACGCCGGTCTTCTCCCGGTCGGTCGCCGTCCGCTCGATGTCGGTCTCCCGCCGCGTCTGATCCACGTACGCCTCGACGGCGGCCCGCTGCTCGGGGCTCGTCAGCCGCTCAACCAGCGGATGCTCGGGCGCCAGCACCATGAAGGTCGCACCCCACAACGTGTCCGGCCGTGTGGTGAAGATCTCGATCGCATCCCCCACCGCCGTCTGGAAGCGCACACGCGCGCCTTCAGAGCGGCCGATCCAGTTGCGCTGCATCGTCATGACCCGCTCGGGCCACTCGATGCCGTCGAAGTTCAGCAGCTCCTCGGCGTACTTGGTGATGCGGAAGAACCACTGTTCCAGGTCGCGCCGGTAGACCTCGGTCCCGCAGCGCTCGCAGCGGCCGTCGATGACCTGCTCGTTCGCCAGCACCGTCTGGTCTTTCGGGCACCACCAGACCGGTGCGCTGGCGCGGTAGGCCAGGCCATTCTTGTAGAACTGCAGGAAGAACCACTGGTTCCAGCGGTAGTAGTCCGGCAGACAGGTGACGACCTCGCGCGACCAATCAAACATCGCGCCCATCGAGCGCAACTGCCGGCGCATGCGCTCGATGTTGTCCATGGTCCACTTGAACGGATGGATGCCCCGCGTGATCGCAGCGTTCTCCGCCGGCAAGCCGAAGGCATCGAACCCCATCGGGAACAGCACGTTGTAACCCGACATGCGCTTGAAGCGCGCGGCTGCATCGGACGGCGCCATCGCGTACCAGTGTCCGATGTGCAGGTCGCCCGACGGGTATGGGTACATCGTCAGGTGGTACCACTTGGGGCGATTCGGGTCCTCGACGACGCGGTAGATCCCGGTCTCGTCCCAAATCTTGCGCCATTTCTCTTCGATCGCGTGCGGCTCATACGCCTCGCGCCGCACCACCTGCTTCGCGGTCGTCATCATCATCCTCCTGTTACGCACCGTTGCGTAGGGGCAAGCGTCGTCATCGTCGCGGGCGGCGATGGGGACTACGCCGCCGAGACAGGGGACGGGCCCGCGGCAAGCGCCGGCGCGCCGCCGACCGTGCCGTACCGCCCCGGGCACCCCCGGTGTCCGGCTAGGTACGAACGAGATCGGCGCCTCGGGACGATCGCCATGGTCACGCCCCTTCCGGTCACGCGGGCCTCCAGTGACGTGGCCTTAAACGAGACGAGCCTTTCTCCCATTCAGGGACGAAAGGCTCGTCTTCCGCGGTACCACCCTGGTTGATAGGCGGTCTGTGGTGGAGCTGAGGGGACTCGAACCCCTGACTTCAACACTGCCAGTGTTGCGCTCTCCCAGCTGAGCTACAGCCCCGCGCCTATCCGCTCTCAACCCGATAACGGAGGTTACCCGGTGACGACTACCGGCGGTCGCCCTCACCGTCACAGCTCCCGGGCGAGTTCGGCCTCTGCGCTGCCTCGCACCTCCCGGCAGCTCGCTGTCGATACGGCCTACTACTCCCGTTCGACGCCTTTACCACTGTGAAGGATGCGGAGGGACGCGCCCTCCGCCGACCGAAATGGTAGCACAGCCCTGCTCTCAGTGTCAAACGACTCTCGGTCCTGGCTCGGCCGGGGCAGACATGCGCCTCAGGCTCCGCGACGACCCCGGCACGCCACCGCCACGTGTTGTGCCGCTCGCGTCGCCGCATCCCCGTCAGTCGCCCCGCGGTCCCCGCTCCCGCCGCCTCGGTGCCTGCGGCTGGTACGGGATCGGTACGTACTCCACACTGGGCCGCCGCTGCACCGACTGCGGGTAGAGATCCATCAGTGCATAGATCTCCCGCGGCATCTTGTCGCTCACCGGGAGGCCGAGCCCGCGCGCCTGCTCCACGTCGATCGGGTAGTCGTGGGTCCACTGTCCGCCGCTCAGGGCGCGTGCAGCGCGGTCCGCCTCCTCCGGCGGGAGATGCTTCACCAGCAGGTTGTATGTTGTCGCGTAGACCTGCTCGAGCGCCTTGCGTGCCATGTCACCCAGGATCAATGTCTGGTCGTCGCGATTCGGGTTCGGCTCCTCAAGCGCCTTCAGGATCGAGGCCGCGGGGTAGGAGCCGCCCTGTGGGCTGCCGAGCTGCGGGTCCACCGGGCCGAGCACGGCGTCGGGGTCCATTACGATCTCGTCGGCACCGAGCGCGATGAGAGTCCCACCAGACATGGCGTAGTGCGGGACGAAGACCGTTACCCGCCCCTTGTGACGCCGCAGCGCCTCAGCGATCTGCTCGGCTGCCAGTACCAACCCACCCGGCGTGTGGAGCACCACGTCGACCGGCATGTCCTCCGGCGTCAGCCGGATGGCACGCAGTACCTGTTCCGAGTCTTCGATGTCGATGTAGCGGGCGATCGGGAAGCCGAGCAGGCTCATCGTTTCCTGGCGGTGGATGATCGTGATGACGCGCGAGCCGCGCATCCGCTCGATCTGTCGAATCATCGACCGGCGCCGCGCTGTCTGGATCTGTCGCTGCAGCACGGGGACGAATAACTGGAGCAGGATGATGAGCCAGACAACGTTCAGAATATCGCCCATTGCCCGTTTTCCCTCGAATCCAACAGCACCCCGCACCGGGATGCGAGCATCGGCCGCACCCCGTGCGCCCTCCACCACCATGCTACGATTACCACGATTCCCTGCGGCCGAGCGCGGTGCGGATGTACCGCAGGGGTTGCGGAGAGGCCGAGGATGCGTCAGCAACTCCGGCAGCAGCGCCGTCGTGTGGGGAACCGACCGGTCCAGCAGCTTACGCTACTCGGGGCCCTGCTGTGCTTCCTCGTGGCTGCTTTACTCGCCTCGCCTGCCCCGGCGCGTGCCGCACCAAACCGTGTGTATGGCCTCACCATTGACGGCGTCATCAACCAGTTGACCGCCGACCATGTCGTCCGCGTCTTGGACGAGGCCGAGCGCGAGCACGGTGCAGTCCTGCTCGTCACCATCGACTCGCCCGGCGGCGTCGACAGCGCGATCCGCCGGATCACGCAGGCATTCCTTGCCGCCCGCATCCCGGTCGTCGTCTACGTCGGACCGGAGCCACAGGCCGAGGCCCTCTCCGGGGCGATGTTCATCACCCTCGCTGGTCACGTGGCCGCCATGGCCCCAGACGCAGTCATCGGCGCCGCCCTCCCG is a genomic window of Sphaerobacter thermophilus DSM 20745 containing:
- a CDS encoding SDH family Clp fold serine proteinase, whose product is MGDILNVVWLIILLQLFVPVLQRQIQTARRRSMIRQIERMRGSRVITIIHRQETMSLLGFPIARYIDIEDSEQVLRAIRLTPEDMPVDVVLHTPGGLVLAAEQIAEALRRHKGRVTVFVPHYAMSGGTLIALGADEIVMDPDAVLGPVDPQLGSPQGGSYPAASILKALEEPNPNRDDQTLILGDMARKALEQVYATTYNLLVKHLPPEEADRAARALSGGQWTHDYPIDVEQARGLGLPVSDKMPREIYALMDLYPQSVQRRPSVEYVPIPYQPQAPRRRERGPRGD